A portion of the Caenorhabditis elegans chromosome III genome contains these proteins:
- the M04D8.4 gene encoding RDD domain-containing protein (Confirmed by transcript evidence), which produces MEPPNVSNADQILQLKKWITFIQRLTIFLDISLIVTDSFTYFNFVQKDIPVSDRVTDKIVILCYIAVPVYIYFRAVHIFCHYKIIRDVHHRTILGTNGTQILVKSLIGSRVYIAIFGSFFINSVFGFLIGNPWKGIAASLLHFGGNVFLVKNQCEIAQLAIEMKRRMQPHKEPSDLEKQIYVINFNAQ; this is translated from the exons ATGGAGCCTCCAAATGTATCCAATGCTGATCAAATATTGCAATTAAAGAAATGGATAACATTTATTCAAAGATTGACCATTTTTCTAGACATCTCCTTGATCGTCACTGATTCGTTTACCTACTTTAACTTTGTACAAAAAGATATTCCTGTCTCTGATAGAGTCACCGATAAAATTGTCATACTGTGCTACATCGCTGTTCCAGTTTACATATATTTTCGAGctgttcacattttttgtcaCTATAAAATAATTCGAGACGTTCATCACCGTACCATTCTCGGGACGAATGGAACACAAATTCTTGTCAAAAGTCTCATCGGAAGCCGAGTTTACATCGCCATCTTCGGGTCCTTCTTCATAAATTCTGTATTTGGGTTTTTGATTGGAAACCCATGGAAAGGGATTGCTGCTTCTCTACTACACTTTGGTGGCAATGTATTTCTGGTAAAAA aCCAATGTGAAATCGCACAACTTGCAATCGAAATGAAACGTCGTATGCAGCCGCACAAGGAACCATCAGATctcgaaaaacaaatttatgtCATCAATTTCAATGCCCAATGA